A region of Drosophila mauritiana strain mau12 chromosome 3L, ASM438214v1, whole genome shotgun sequence DNA encodes the following proteins:
- the LOC117139054 gene encoding cuticle protein LPCP-23, translating to MAFKYVLLSFCALVGVASAGFLAPATTYAAASIPVVAKVAQPHYDAVGTTQQNVVRSFGGTVSTYSKNVVTPYSSVSKVDSRITNNVYTPKTLYSAPAPVITKSFYAAAPAPVVAKTVYSAPAPVYAAAPAPVVAKTVYSAPVAKAVYAAPAPVYAAPSPVVAKTVYSAPAPVYHAPAPLVAAAPAAYVKYSPAAVVAHASFDGFGSHWGY from the coding sequence ATGGCATTCAAGTACGTCCTGTTGTCCTTCTGCGCTCTGGTGGGTGTGGCCAGTGCTGGCTTCCTGGCTCCGGCCACCACCTATGCCGCTGCCTCCATTCCCGTGGTGGCCAAGGTGGCTCAGCCTCACTACGATGCCGTGGGAACCACCCAGCAGAATGTGGTGCGCTCCTTCGGCGGCACTGTGTCCACCTACTCCAAGAACGTGGTCACCCCGTACTCCAGTGTCAGCAAGGTGGACTCCCGCATCACCAACAATGTCTACACCCCCAAGACCCTGTACTCCGCACCTGCTCCCGTGATCACCAAGTCCTTCTAcgccgctgctcctgctccggTCGTGGCTAAGACTGTCTACTCCGCTCCTGCTCCAGTCTACGCcgctgctccagctccagttgTGGCCAAGACCGTGTACTCTGCTCCCGTTGCCAAGGCTGTCTACGCCGCCCCAGCTCCAGTCTACGCCGCTCCTTCTCCAGTCGTGGCCAAGACCGTGTACTCCGCTCCTGCTCCAGTTTACCatgctcctgctcctctgGTGGCTGCCGCTCCCGCCGCCTATGTGAAGTACTCGCCCGCCGCCGTGGTTGCCCACGCTAGCTTCGATGGATTCGGATCCCACTGGGGATACTAG
- the LOC117139053 gene encoding protein late bloomer isoform X3, whose protein sequence is MVDNEETGVIQRLLSVGKLQIYKYIIYFVWVVNFIFTCADVYIYYFILKDHMGCWNCLFRSYMIIALTVNVLMVPLLIVGFIFIYSNLSGEIRIVIYATVLFLATWLQMMLTILFAQQYQIVGDVLRIWMNHKSLEFYERRCQCCGVLGPDDYKLSDLNIPKSCYKNGSEMEEDLYRSGCFTHSIKPSSPIIQVISFVIQSYVLRYSSLSS, encoded by the exons ATGGTGGATAATGAGGAAACAGGAGTCATTCAGAGATTACTCAGCGTTGGGAAGCTACAGATCTACAAGTACATAATCTACTTTGTGTGGGTGGTCAATTTC ATATTCACCTGTGCGGATGTTTACATATACTATTTCATACTGAAGGACCACATGGGCTGCTGGAATTGTTTGTTCAGGTCCTACATGATAATCGCTCTAACCGTGAATGTCCTAATGGTTCCGCTGCTGATCGTCGGttttatcttcatatattcGAATTTATCCGGCGAAATACGCATTGTAATT TATGCCACAGTACTCTTCCTAGCAACATGGTTGCAAATGATGTTGACTATTCTGTTTGCACAGCAGTACCAAATTGTTGGAGATGTGCTTCGAATATGGATGAATCACAAGAGTTTGGAATTCTACGAAAGGCGT TGCCAGTGCTGCGGCGTTTTGGGACCTGACGACTACAAGTTGAGCGATCTGAATATCCCAAAATCCTGTTACAAGAATGGCAGTGAAATGGAGGAGGACCTGTACCGATCAGGCTGCTTCACGCACTCCATAAAACCCTCGTCGCCCATCATCCAGGTGATCTCCTTCGTAATTCAG TCATATGTATTAAGGTATTCCTCATTATCCTCCTAA
- the LOC117139053 gene encoding protein late bloomer isoform X2, protein MVDNEETGVIQRLLSVGKLQIYKYIIYFVWVVNFIFTCADVYIYYFILKDHMGCWNCLFRSYMIIALTVNVLMVPLLIVGFIFIYSNLSGEIRIYATVLFLATWLQMMLTILFAQQYQIVGDVLRIWMNHKSLEFYERRCQCCGVLGPDDYKLSDLNIPKSCYKNGSEMEEDLYRSGCFTHSIKPSSPIIQVISFVIQYVLVICIKVFLIILLRSKTQRTSMWSERRAEMFGSVKN, encoded by the exons ATGGTGGATAATGAGGAAACAGGAGTCATTCAGAGATTACTCAGCGTTGGGAAGCTACAGATCTACAAGTACATAATCTACTTTGTGTGGGTGGTCAATTTC ATATTCACCTGTGCGGATGTTTACATATACTATTTCATACTGAAGGACCACATGGGCTGCTGGAATTGTTTGTTCAGGTCCTACATGATAATCGCTCTAACCGTGAATGTCCTAATGGTTCCGCTGCTGATCGTCGGttttatcttcatatattcGAATTTATCCGGCGAAATACGCATT TATGCCACAGTACTCTTCCTAGCAACATGGTTGCAAATGATGTTGACTATTCTGTTTGCACAGCAGTACCAAATTGTTGGAGATGTGCTTCGAATATGGATGAATCACAAGAGTTTGGAATTCTACGAAAGGCGT TGCCAGTGCTGCGGCGTTTTGGGACCTGACGACTACAAGTTGAGCGATCTGAATATCCCAAAATCCTGTTACAAGAATGGCAGTGAAATGGAGGAGGACCTGTACCGATCAGGCTGCTTCACGCACTCCATAAAACCCTCGTCGCCCATCATCCAGGTGATCTCCTTCGTAATTCAG TATGTTTTAGTCATATGTATTAAGGTATTCCTCATTATCCTCCTAAGGAGCAAGACCCAACGCACAAGTATGTGGTCTGAGCGACGCGCCGAAATGTTTGGTAGTGTGAAAAATTGA
- the LOC117139053 gene encoding protein late bloomer isoform X5 → MVDNEETGVIQRLLSVGKLQIYKYIIYFVWVVNFIFTCADVYIYYFILKDHMGCWNCLFRSYMIIALTVNVLMVPLLIVGFIFIYSNLSGEIRIVIYATVLFLATWLQMMLTILFAQQYQIVGDVLRIWMNHKSLEFYERRCQCCGVLGPDDYKLSDLNIPKSCYKNGSEMEEDLYRSGCFTHSIKPSSPIIQVISFVIQQDPTHKYVV, encoded by the exons ATGGTGGATAATGAGGAAACAGGAGTCATTCAGAGATTACTCAGCGTTGGGAAGCTACAGATCTACAAGTACATAATCTACTTTGTGTGGGTGGTCAATTTC ATATTCACCTGTGCGGATGTTTACATATACTATTTCATACTGAAGGACCACATGGGCTGCTGGAATTGTTTGTTCAGGTCCTACATGATAATCGCTCTAACCGTGAATGTCCTAATGGTTCCGCTGCTGATCGTCGGttttatcttcatatattcGAATTTATCCGGCGAAATACGCATTGTAATT TATGCCACAGTACTCTTCCTAGCAACATGGTTGCAAATGATGTTGACTATTCTGTTTGCACAGCAGTACCAAATTGTTGGAGATGTGCTTCGAATATGGATGAATCACAAGAGTTTGGAATTCTACGAAAGGCGT TGCCAGTGCTGCGGCGTTTTGGGACCTGACGACTACAAGTTGAGCGATCTGAATATCCCAAAATCCTGTTACAAGAATGGCAGTGAAATGGAGGAGGACCTGTACCGATCAGGCTGCTTCACGCACTCCATAAAACCCTCGTCGCCCATCATCCAGGTGATCTCCTTCGTAATTCAG CAAGACCCAACGCACAAGTATGTGGTCTGA
- the LOC117139053 gene encoding protein late bloomer isoform X6 → MGCWNCLFRSYMIIALTVNVLMVPLLIVGFIFIYSNLSGEIRIVIYATVLFLATWLQMMLTILFAQQYQIVGDVLRIWMNHKSLEFYERRCQCCGVLGPDDYKLSDLNIPKSCYKNGSEMEEDLYRSGCFTHSIKPSSPIIQVISFVIQYVLVICIKVFLIILLRSKTQRTSMWSERRAEMFGSVKN, encoded by the exons ATGGGCTGCTGGAATTGTTTGTTCAGGTCCTACATGATAATCGCTCTAACCGTGAATGTCCTAATGGTTCCGCTGCTGATCGTCGGttttatcttcatatattcGAATTTATCCGGCGAAATACGCATTGTAATT TATGCCACAGTACTCTTCCTAGCAACATGGTTGCAAATGATGTTGACTATTCTGTTTGCACAGCAGTACCAAATTGTTGGAGATGTGCTTCGAATATGGATGAATCACAAGAGTTTGGAATTCTACGAAAGGCGT TGCCAGTGCTGCGGCGTTTTGGGACCTGACGACTACAAGTTGAGCGATCTGAATATCCCAAAATCCTGTTACAAGAATGGCAGTGAAATGGAGGAGGACCTGTACCGATCAGGCTGCTTCACGCACTCCATAAAACCCTCGTCGCCCATCATCCAGGTGATCTCCTTCGTAATTCAG TATGTTTTAGTCATATGTATTAAGGTATTCCTCATTATCCTCCTAAGGAGCAAGACCCAACGCACAAGTATGTGGTCTGAGCGACGCGCCGAAATGTTTGGTAGTGTGAAAAATTGA
- the LOC117139053 gene encoding protein late bloomer isoform X1, with protein sequence MVDNEETGVIQRLLSVGKLQIYKYIIYFVWVVNFIFTCADVYIYYFILKDHMGCWNCLFRSYMIIALTVNVLMVPLLIVGFIFIYSNLSGEIRIVIYATVLFLATWLQMMLTILFAQQYQIVGDVLRIWMNHKSLEFYERRCQCCGVLGPDDYKLSDLNIPKSCYKNGSEMEEDLYRSGCFTHSIKPSSPIIQVISFVIQYVLVICIKVFLIILLRSKTQRTSMWSERRAEMFGSVKN encoded by the exons ATGGTGGATAATGAGGAAACAGGAGTCATTCAGAGATTACTCAGCGTTGGGAAGCTACAGATCTACAAGTACATAATCTACTTTGTGTGGGTGGTCAATTTC ATATTCACCTGTGCGGATGTTTACATATACTATTTCATACTGAAGGACCACATGGGCTGCTGGAATTGTTTGTTCAGGTCCTACATGATAATCGCTCTAACCGTGAATGTCCTAATGGTTCCGCTGCTGATCGTCGGttttatcttcatatattcGAATTTATCCGGCGAAATACGCATTGTAATT TATGCCACAGTACTCTTCCTAGCAACATGGTTGCAAATGATGTTGACTATTCTGTTTGCACAGCAGTACCAAATTGTTGGAGATGTGCTTCGAATATGGATGAATCACAAGAGTTTGGAATTCTACGAAAGGCGT TGCCAGTGCTGCGGCGTTTTGGGACCTGACGACTACAAGTTGAGCGATCTGAATATCCCAAAATCCTGTTACAAGAATGGCAGTGAAATGGAGGAGGACCTGTACCGATCAGGCTGCTTCACGCACTCCATAAAACCCTCGTCGCCCATCATCCAGGTGATCTCCTTCGTAATTCAG TATGTTTTAGTCATATGTATTAAGGTATTCCTCATTATCCTCCTAAGGAGCAAGACCCAACGCACAAGTATGTGGTCTGAGCGACGCGCCGAAATGTTTGGTAGTGTGAAAAATTGA
- the LOC117139053 gene encoding protein late bloomer isoform X4 has product MVDNEETGVIQRLLSVGKLQIYKYIIYFVWVVNFIFTCADVYIYYFILKDHMGCWNCLFRSYMIIALTVNVLMVPLLIVGFIFIYSNLSGEIRIVIYATVLFLATWLQMMLTILFAQQYQIVGDVLRIWMNHKSLEFYERRCQCCGVLGPDDYKLSDLNIPKSCYKNGSEMEEDLYRSGCFTHSIKPSSPIIQVISFVIQEQDPTHKYVV; this is encoded by the exons ATGGTGGATAATGAGGAAACAGGAGTCATTCAGAGATTACTCAGCGTTGGGAAGCTACAGATCTACAAGTACATAATCTACTTTGTGTGGGTGGTCAATTTC ATATTCACCTGTGCGGATGTTTACATATACTATTTCATACTGAAGGACCACATGGGCTGCTGGAATTGTTTGTTCAGGTCCTACATGATAATCGCTCTAACCGTGAATGTCCTAATGGTTCCGCTGCTGATCGTCGGttttatcttcatatattcGAATTTATCCGGCGAAATACGCATTGTAATT TATGCCACAGTACTCTTCCTAGCAACATGGTTGCAAATGATGTTGACTATTCTGTTTGCACAGCAGTACCAAATTGTTGGAGATGTGCTTCGAATATGGATGAATCACAAGAGTTTGGAATTCTACGAAAGGCGT TGCCAGTGCTGCGGCGTTTTGGGACCTGACGACTACAAGTTGAGCGATCTGAATATCCCAAAATCCTGTTACAAGAATGGCAGTGAAATGGAGGAGGACCTGTACCGATCAGGCTGCTTCACGCACTCCATAAAACCCTCGTCGCCCATCATCCAGGTGATCTCCTTCGTAATTCAG GAGCAAGACCCAACGCACAAGTATGTGGTCTGA
- the LOC117139051 gene encoding larval/pupal cuticle protein H1C: MAFRYLISLCALVACANAGLLASHVAIANPSVDAVASTQQNVVRSFAGTVSSYSKAVDTPYSSVRKSDTRIQNNVYTPAIKTTTYGAAPLYTQATPIVSKTLVHAPAPVVEKTVYAAAPAPVLAKTVYSAPAPVVAKHVYSAPAQVYAAAAPVVAKTVYSAPAPVYAAPAPVVAKTVYSAPAPVLAKTVYSAPAPVYAASAPVVAKTVSYAAPLATTNVNHGPAATTYTHNAPALGVSSYGSSQTVHYSPAESVSHMSFDGFGTHWGF; this comes from the coding sequence ATGGCTTTCCGCTACCTCATCTCTCTGTGCGCTCTGGTGGCCTGCGCCAATGCTGGTCTCCTGGCCAGCCATGTGGCCATTGCCAATCCGTCGGTGGATGCCGTCGCCTCCACTCAGCAGAATGTGGTGAGGTCCTTTGCCGGCACTGTTTCCAGCTACTCGAAGGCCGTGGACACCCCGTACTCCAGTGTGAGGAAGAGCGACACTAGGATCCAGAACAATGTCTACACTCCTGCTATTAAGACGACCACTTATGGTGCTGCTCCTCTGTACACTCAGGCTACTCCCATTGTGTCCAAGACTTTGGTCCATGCTCCAGCTCCCGTTGTGGAGAAGACTGTGTAcgctgctgctccagctccagttcTGGCCAAGACTGTTTACTCCGCTCCTGCTCCAGTTGTGGCCAAGCACGTTTATTCCGCTCCAGCTCAGGTTTATGCTGCTGCCGCCCCAGTTGTGGCCAAGACCGTGTactctgctcctgctccagttTATGCTGCTCCCGCTCCTGTTGTAGCCAAGACCGTGTACTCCGCACCAGCTCCAGTTCTGGCCAAGACCGTGTACTCTGCTCCCGCTCCAGTTTATGCTGCTTCCGCTCCCGTTGTGGCCAAGACTGTGTCCTATGCCGCCCCACTGGCCACCACCAATGTGAACCATGGACCAGCTGCCACCACCTACACCCACAATGCTCCAGCTCTGGGCGTCTCCAGCTATGGAAGCTCCCAGACGGTTCACTATTCCCCCGCCGAGAGTGTGTCGCACATGAGCTTCGATGGATTCGGAACCCACTGGGGTTTCTAA
- the LOC117139057 gene encoding uncharacterized protein LOC117139057 — MCVCPPLLLKIALLMVIFPTIAVNIMEVIYNGVNSKAEAHQIAINLNLVACFIALLSLAFGIYGTIMNTIFIIRLLMFVLVTFCLFKIVMWIVYKNLSPMSAEDVTHVWFQLNTGLSIICSVLTVIFCMRLHEQTRQFQLGF, encoded by the exons ATGTGTGTTTGCCCGCCTCTCCTTCTTAAGATCGCCCTGCTGATGGTTATATTTCCTACCATC GCTGTTAATATAATGGAAGTAATTTACAATGGTGTGAACTCGAAAGCCGAAGCTCATCAGATTGCCATCAACTTAAACCTCGTTGCATGCTTCATTGCGCTTCTATCTTTGGCATTTGGAATTTATGGAACGATTATGAATACAATCTTCATAATTCGATTG CTGATGTTCGTGTTGGTTACATTCTGCTTATTCAAGATAGTCATGTGGATAGTGTATAAGAATCTGTCGCCAATGTCAGCGGAGGACGTCACCCACGTATGGTTCCAGCTCAACACGGGCTTATCG ATAATATGTTCGGTTCTGACGGTGATTTTCTGTATGCGGCTGCATGAGCAAACGCGCCAGTTTCAGTTGGGCTTTTAG